From a region of the Helianthus annuus cultivar XRQ/B chromosome 5, HanXRQr2.0-SUNRISE, whole genome shotgun sequence genome:
- the LOC110940152 gene encoding 3-ketoacyl-CoA synthase 10: MAATGEHHLLSTEIVNRGIEPSGSMTFSVRVRRRLPDFVQSVKLKYVKLGYHYLINHGLYLAAVPVVFLLFGAEVRRFGREEVWRMLSESAGGYDLVIVLALFTLLTFILTFYFFSRSRSIYLVDFACFKPHDDLKVTKEEFIELARKSGKFDEASLEFQKRILESSGIGDETYVPKSIMSTERTSTMKEGRAEASMVIFGALDELFEKTRIRPKDVGILVVNCSIFNPTPSLSAMIINHYKMRGNVLSFNLGGMGCSAGIIAVDLARDMLQANPNNVAVVVSTEMVGYNWYPGRDRSMLIPNCFFRMGCSALLMSNRRRDYRRAKYTLEHIVRTHKGGDDSSFRSVYQEEDLEKFRGLKISKDIMEIGGEAIKTNVTTLSPLVLPFSEQMFFFSDLIKRYFSGTAKSKGGGAMSGESSHRLPPVLQEMSQLAPSSSSSSTTKPYIPDYRLAFEHFCIHATSKSALNELQRNLGLSDENMEASRATLHRFGNTSSSSIWYELAYQEAKGRVKAGDRVWQLAFGSGFKCNSAVWKSIRRIGPLQAGSNPWLDCMDRYPVEAFSQYS, encoded by the exons ATGGCAGCCACAGGAGAACACCACCTTCTGTCCACCGAAATTGTCAACCGGGGTATCGAACCATCCGGATCCATGACCTTTTCAGTCAGGGTTCGTCGTCGGCTACCAGACTTTGTCCAGTCTGTAAAGCTCAAGTATGTGAAACTTGGCTACCATTACTTAATCAACCATGGATTATACTTAGCCGCGGTTCCAGTTGTGTTCCTTTTGTTTGGTGCGGAGGTTAGAAGATTTGGCAGGGAGGAGGTGTGGCGGATGCTATCCGAAAGCGCGGGTGGCTATGATCTTGTTATTGTTCTTGCGCTATTTACTCTCCTTACGTTCATACTCACTTTTTATTTCTTCTCACGTTCTCGTTCCATTTATTTGGTTGATTTTGCATGCTTTAAACCTCATGATGATCTTAAG GTGACAAAGGAGGAATTTATCGAGCTAGCAAGAAAATCCGGAAAATTTGACGAAGCGAGCCTCGAATTCCAGAAACGTATTCTCGAATCATCAGGGATCGGAGACGAAACCTACGTCCCAAAATCTATAATGTCTACTGAAAGAACCTCAACCATGAAAGAAGGGCGCGCGGAGGCATCCATGGTCATATTCGGGGCTCTAGACGAGCTCTTCGAAAAGACCCGAATCCGCCCCAAAGACGTAGGAATATTAGTCGTAAACTGTAGCATTTTCAACCCAACACCCTCATTATCCGCCATGATTATCAACCACTACAAAATGAGGGGAAATGTGTTAAGTTTTAACTTAGGCGGGATGGGGTGCAGCGCGGGGATTATTGCGGTCGATCTAGCGCGTGACATGCTTCAAGCGAACCCGAACAATGTGGCCGTGGTGGTGAGTACGGAGATGGTTGGGTATAACTGGTATCCGGGTCGTGACCGTTCTATGCTTATTCCTAATTGTTTTTTTAGAATGGGCTGTTCCGCGTTGTTGATGTCTAACCGCCGTCGTGACTATAGACGAGCTAAGTATACGCTTGAACATATTGTTAGGACGCATAAAGGGGGGGATGATTCGAGTTTTAGAAGTGTGTATCAAGAAGAAGATTTAGAGAAGTTTAGAGGGTTGAAAATTAGTAAAGATATAATGGAAATTGGTGGTGAGGCTATTAAAACTAATGTTACCACGTTAAGTCCTTTAGTGCTGCCGTTTTCTGAGCAGATGTTCTTCTTTTCTGACCTCATCAAGAGGTATTTCTCTGGCACCGCCAAATCGAAAGGCGGTGGCGCCATGTCCGGAGAGTCATCTCACCGGCTGCCACCGGTGCTACAAGAGATGAGCCAATT GgcaccttcttcttcttcttcttctaccaCCAAGCCCTACATTCCAGACTACAGGCTAGCATTCGAGCACTTTTGCATCCACGCCACTAGCAAGAGCGCGTTGAACGAGCTGCAACGCAACCTAGGGCTCAGCGACGAAAACATGGAGGCATCACGTGCCACACTCCACCGGTTTGGAAACACGTCTTCAAGTAGCATCTGGTACGAGCTGGCATACCAGGAGGCGAAGGGACGAGTGAAAGCAGGTGACCGGGTCTGGCAGTTGGCATTCGGGTCGGGTTTCAAATGCAACAGTGCCGTTTGGAAGTCCATTCGGCGCATAGGACCGCTGCAGGCTGGTAGCAACCCATGGCTTGATTGCATGGATAGGTATCCTGTGGAGGCATTTTCTCAGTATAGCTAA